A region from the Triticum aestivum cultivar Chinese Spring chromosome 3D, IWGSC CS RefSeq v2.1, whole genome shotgun sequence genome encodes:
- the LOC123078915 gene encoding AP2/ERF and B3 domain-containing protein Os01g0693400: MDSTSCLADDTSSGGGASTDKLKALAAAAAAAAGPLERMGSGASAVLDAAEPGSEADSGGRAGAVGAAAGKLPSSRFKGVVPQPNGRWGAQIYERHQRVWLGTFAGEADAARAYDVAAQRFRGRDAVTNFRPLADADPDAAAELRFLAARSKAEVVDMLRKHTYFDELAQSKRALAASAALSAPTTSRGAASTPSPAAAREHLFDKTVTPSDVGKLNRLVIPKQHAEKHFPLQLPAAGGESKGLLLNFEDAAGKVWRFRYSYWNSSQSYVLTKGWSRFVKEKGLGAGDVVGFYRAAAGEDSKLFIDCKQRPSTNSPAPADPVDQPAVPVKKAVRLFGVDLLTAPASPEQGMPGCKRARDLVKSPPPTAAFKKQCIELALA, translated from the coding sequence ATGGACAGCACCAGCTGCCTCGCCGACGAcaccagcagcggcggcggcgcctcCACGGACAAGCTCAAGGCGCTGGCCGCCGCGGCGGCTGCGGCCGCGGGGCCGCTCGAGCGCATGGGCAGCGGCGCCAGCGCGGTGCTCGACGCGGCCGAGCCGGGCTCCGAGGCCGACTCTGGCGGCCGTGCGGGTGCcgtcggcgcggcggcggggaagctGCCGTCGTCCAGGTTCAAGGGCGTGGTGCCGCAGCCCAACGGGCGGTGGGGCGCGCAGATCTACGAGCGGCACCAGCGCGTGTGGCTCGGCACGTTCGCCGGGGAGGCCGACGCCGCGCGCGCCTACGACGTCGCCGCGCAGCGCTTCCGCGGACGCGACGCCGTCACCAACTTCCGCCCGCTCGCGGACGCcgaccccgacgccgccgccgagctccgctTCCTCGCCGCGCGCTCCAAGGCCGAGGTCGTCGACATGCTGCGCAAGCACACCTACTTCGACGAGCTCGCCCAGAGCAAGCGCGCCCTCGCCGCCTCGGCCGCGCTCTCCGCGCCCACCACCTCAcgcggcgccgcctcgaccccctcgccggccgccgcgcgcGAGCACCTGTTCGACAAGACGGTCACGCCCAGCGACGTGGGCAAGCTGAACCGGCTGGTGATTCCGAAGCAGCACGCCGAGAAGCACTTCCCGCTGCAGCTCCCggccgcgggcggcgagagcaAGGGCCTGCTCCTGAACTTCGAGGACGCCGCCGGCAAGGTGTGGCGGTTCCGCTACTCGTACTGGAACAGCAGCCAGAGCTACGTGCTCACCAAGGGCTGGAGCCGCTTCGTGAAGGAGAAGGGCCTCGGCGCCGGAGACGTCGTCGGGTTCTACCGCGCAGCCGCCGGCGAGGACAGCAAGCTCTTCATAGACTGCAAGCAGCGGCCGAGCACCAACAGCCCTGCCCCCGCAGACCCCGTGGACCAGCCGGCGGTGCCCGTGAAGAAGGCCGTGAGACTCTTCGGCGTCGACCTTCTCACGGCGCCGGCGTCGCCGGAGCAGGGGATGCCGGGGTGCAAGAGGGCCAGAGACTTGGTGAAGTCGCCGCCTCCGACAGCGGCGTTCAAGAAGCAATGCATAGAGCTGGCGCTAGCGTAG